A single region of the bacterium genome encodes:
- a CDS encoding NAD(P)/FAD-dependent oxidoreductase — protein sequence MPAHERSSSGEYSAPSSDFESITRERNLSKTVIILGGGVGGLVAANELRRKFPQTHRIVLIEKNPTHAFAPSFLWVMTGSRKTEQIIKPIRSLIRKGIDLFCDEVKNINISKRSVTISAQTLTYDYLVIALGAELAPQLIPGLTDNAHSFYTFQEASKLEETLSSFREEHIALVVAGVPYKCPGAPHEAAMLIMDYYRRRRSAKTVHLYTPEAQPMPVGGPELGEAVKKMITAKGILFHPLHKLMSVNDESRELHFEGKEPVAYQLLVAIPPHRAPKVVKDASLLNEAGWISVDRKTLQTSHENVYAIGDITAISIPGRWNPDIPMMLPKAGVFAHTQGEVVARRISDQIEGRISKDEFCGTGYCMLEAGDGLAGFAYGDFFGEKNPQLDLRNIGKVWHLGKILFEKWWLAPVGIRKTLLRFLISLGAKVFRIPIDV from the coding sequence ATGCCGGCTCATGAGAGAAGTTCTAGTGGAGAATATTCAGCGCCATCAAGTGATTTTGAATCAATAACCCGGGAGAGAAACTTGAGCAAAACAGTCATAATTTTAGGCGGCGGCGTGGGCGGTCTTGTAGCGGCCAATGAACTCCGAAGAAAATTTCCGCAGACTCATAGAATTGTTCTTATTGAAAAGAACCCAACCCATGCATTTGCCCCCTCGTTTCTTTGGGTAATGACCGGCAGCAGAAAAACGGAGCAAATTATTAAGCCCATCCGATCGCTCATTCGTAAAGGCATCGATTTATTTTGTGATGAGGTAAAGAATATAAATATTTCCAAACGCTCCGTTACCATTTCCGCACAAACTCTAACTTACGATTATCTCGTAATTGCACTGGGAGCCGAACTTGCACCACAGCTGATACCGGGTCTAACCGACAACGCACATTCATTCTATACATTTCAGGAAGCGAGTAAATTAGAAGAAACGCTGTCGAGTTTTCGAGAAGAACACATAGCATTAGTCGTCGCGGGAGTTCCATACAAATGTCCCGGAGCTCCACACGAAGCGGCTATGCTTATCATGGATTATTATCGCCGGCGCAGATCGGCGAAAACTGTTCATCTATACACTCCTGAAGCACAACCGATGCCTGTCGGCGGTCCGGAACTCGGAGAAGCCGTAAAGAAAATGATTACGGCGAAAGGTATTTTATTTCATCCGCTACATAAGCTAATGTCGGTTAATGACGAATCTCGTGAACTCCATTTTGAAGGAAAAGAACCGGTAGCCTACCAATTACTCGTTGCGATTCCGCCTCACCGTGCGCCAAAGGTTGTCAAAGATGCTTCTCTTTTAAATGAAGCCGGTTGGATATCTGTAGATCGCAAAACCTTACAAACATCACACGAAAACGTGTATGCCATCGGCGACATAACGGCTATAAGTATTCCCGGGCGATGGAATCCCGATATTCCGATGATGCTTCCAAAAGCCGGGGTTTTTGCTCATACACAGGGGGAAGTTGTTGCTCGACGAATTTCAGATCAAATTGAAGGGCGAATTTCCAAAGATGAGTTTTGCGGAACCGGATATTGTATGCTTGAAGCAGGCGATGGGCTTGCGGGATTTGCTTATGGCGACTTCTTTGGAGAAAAAAATCCGCAACTCGATCTTCGAAACATCGGAAAAGTATGGCACCTAGGTAAAATCTTGTTTGAGAAGTGGTGGCTTGCTCCTGTTGGAATTCGCAAAACTTTACTACGCTTTTTGATTTCTCTCGGCGCTAAAGTCTTCAGGATTCCGATTGATGTATGA
- a CDS encoding winged helix-turn-helix transcriptional regulator, with the protein MKNKSIYVLHADVCKALGHPIRIEIIEVLQEDELSFGDILSKIGGLKSTLSQHLTIMAHKGLLAQRKKGINVYYKLSSAKVSKACRLMREVLVENIQRHQVILNQ; encoded by the coding sequence ATGAAAAACAAAAGTATTTATGTATTGCATGCCGACGTTTGTAAAGCGTTGGGCCATCCGATTCGTATCGAAATCATTGAAGTATTACAAGAGGATGAATTGAGTTTCGGGGATATTCTATCAAAAATCGGGGGTTTAAAATCCACTTTATCGCAGCATCTTACCATCATGGCGCATAAAGGATTGCTGGCACAACGGAAAAAAGGCATCAATGTATACTATAAACTTTCTTCGGCTAAAGTGTCAAAAGCATGCCGGCTCATGAGAGAAGTTCTAGTGGAGAATATTCAGCGCCATCAAGTGATTTTGAATCAATAA